A window of the Mesorhizobium opportunistum WSM2075 genome harbors these coding sequences:
- a CDS encoding sugar ABC transporter substrate-binding protein, giving the protein MNLKVHVQPHKGERTMQNLTFGICAVALALSGAQASAADKPLLGIVSISATEANNVRYIQGATKAADELGWKVTVVDAAGNADQANAAIQNFAQLGAHTIVDMVFPFSSIGAGLAAAGSASIPVVTWGGGLGGTVAATNGSGGPMAIPVVDLMLKNMNGKGSILALTYHTGEVCRNREQVMDEMVAKYPDIKVTKNEVRIPGYFEDGAQYANAWLASHPAGAENLAIWGCWDDPAIGAIGSLRAQNRTDVMVYGINGNAQALENIKNGFMTATAWQDSYTEGYSMAKMIEEITAAGKNWAPKAAEVPAVLVTKDTVADFLTKHPDAIQ; this is encoded by the coding sequence TTGAATCTGAAGGTGCACGTCCAACCTCACAAGGGAGAGAGAACCATGCAAAACCTGACGTTCGGCATTTGCGCCGTGGCCCTGGCATTGTCCGGCGCGCAGGCCAGCGCGGCCGACAAGCCGCTGCTCGGTATCGTGTCGATCAGCGCCACGGAAGCGAACAATGTCCGCTATATCCAGGGCGCAACCAAAGCGGCCGACGAACTCGGCTGGAAAGTCACTGTCGTCGACGCGGCGGGCAATGCAGACCAGGCCAACGCAGCCATCCAGAACTTCGCCCAGCTGGGCGCGCATACCATTGTCGACATGGTGTTCCCGTTCTCATCGATCGGCGCCGGGCTTGCCGCGGCCGGTTCCGCGAGCATTCCTGTCGTCACCTGGGGCGGCGGGCTGGGCGGCACCGTTGCCGCCACCAACGGCTCGGGCGGTCCGATGGCCATCCCGGTCGTGGACCTGATGCTCAAGAACATGAACGGCAAGGGTTCCATCCTTGCCCTCACCTATCACACGGGTGAGGTTTGCCGGAACCGCGAGCAGGTCATGGATGAAATGGTCGCCAAATACCCCGACATCAAGGTGACCAAAAACGAAGTGCGCATTCCCGGCTACTTTGAAGACGGCGCGCAGTACGCCAACGCATGGCTCGCCTCGCATCCTGCGGGCGCCGAGAACCTGGCGATCTGGGGCTGCTGGGATGATCCGGCGATCGGCGCGATCGGCTCGCTGCGTGCCCAGAACCGCACCGATGTGATGGTGTACGGCATCAACGGAAATGCCCAGGCGCTTGAAAATATCAAGAACGGCTTCATGACCGCAACGGCATGGCAAGACAGCTACACCGAAGGCTATAGCATGGCGAAGATGATTGAGGAGATCACCGCCGCCGGAAAGAACTGGGCTCCCAAGGCCGCCGAAGTGCCGGCGGTGCTGGTGACCAAGGATACGGTGGCGGATTTTCTGACCAAGCATCCCGACGCGATCCAGTAG